A window from Gossypium raimondii isolate GPD5lz chromosome 7, ASM2569854v1, whole genome shotgun sequence encodes these proteins:
- the LOC105765555 gene encoding uncharacterized protein LOC105765555 yields MDSAHEVDNRAGKAINSWDIAPKVDFLCEKAKIARLCEICATPDYAIDVCPSLCDNTMAHLDAVRNFSGLPQRQYDPYTNTYNQESIPDKNLGQEITQEKLEKDEQVRLKPPLPNIQPLFLEQFNQCRRGKEDKKILETFRNVEINILLLDAIKKISRYAKFLKEICTNKRKLIGNERVNVSENVSVVLQRKMPTKYKDRGMFVISYKIGHLGIKKAMCDLGASINVMPYSIYESLNAGFLTKIGVIIQLADRSVVHLEGVLEDVLVKVNELIFPADFYVIKMEEDSILGSLDLLLGRPFLSTTSTKIDVRSGTLTMEFDGEIVKFNIYDAISHPSEILSIKQSENVKKPVEQRLKRIEARLETFGQQLAELIAIICDR; encoded by the exons ATGGACAGTGCTCATGAGGTCGATAATAGAGCGGGAAAGGCTATAAATAGCTGGGATATAGCTCCCAAAGTTGATTTTCTTTGCG AAAAAGCGAAGATAGCCCGGTTATGCGAAATATGTGCTACACCTGATTATGCAATTGATGTATGTCCCAGTTTGTGTGATAATACCATGGCCCATCTGGATGCTGTGAGAAATTTCTCTGGGCTGCCACAAAGGCAGTACGACCCCTACACTAATACCTACAACCAGG AATCAATTCCTGACAAGAATCTTGGCCAAGAAATCACCcaagaaaaacttgaaaaagacGAACAGGTTCGACTGAAGCCTCCATTGCCTAATATTCAACCTCTATTTCTAGAACAATTCAACCAGTGTCGAAGAGGTAAAGAGGACAAGAAAATCCTcgaaacatttaggaatgtcGAGATCAACATTTTGCTGTTGGACGCCATCAAGAAAATATCGCGGtatgctaaatttcttaaagagaTTTGCACCAACAAGCGAAAATTAATAGGTAATGAAAGGGTGAATGTTAGTGAGAATGTATCCGTAGTGTTACAGCGGAAAATGCCGACAAAATACAAGGATAGGGGCATGTTTGTAATATCATACAAAATAGGTCATCTGGGAATTAAGAAGGCTATGTGTGATCTAGGggcttctataaatgtaatgccatattctatttatgaatcactCAACGCGggttttttaacaaaaataggTGTTATCATTCAATTGGCGGATAGGTCTGTTGTGCATCTAGAAGGAGTCCTTGAGGATGTTCTGGTAAAAGTTAATGAGCTTATTTTCCCTGCAGATTTTTATGTGATCAAAATGGAGGAGGATAGCATTCTTGGATCTTTAGATCTCCTGCTGGGTCGACCATTCCTTAGTACAACTAGTACTAAAATCGACGTTCGAAGTGGAACTCTCACGATGGAGTTTGATGGGGAGATCGTAAAGTTTAATATCTACGATGCCATTAGCCATCCAAGCGAAATCTTGAGC ATAAAACAGAGCGAAAATGTGAAGAAACCCGTTGAGCAACGCTTAAAGCGCATTGAGGCCCGACTTGAAACCTTTGGCCAGCAACTGGCCGAGCTCATTGCCATCATATGTGATCGATAG